The Actinomyces viscosus genome segment GAGGAACCCGGGCCCGGCGACGACAGGCTCAGGCGCATAAGGAGCCGGTCCTCCTCGGTCAGGACGATCTCCTCGGGACCCTCGATAACGGCCTGGTGGACGCCCTGGATGTTGACGCCGGCCACCGCCAGCTGAGGCAGGGACCGCTGCAGGTCCGGCAGGGCGACGCGCAGCCGGGACAGGTGGCGGCGGGAGCGCAGGACGAAACGCACCATGAGGTCGTCGTCGGGCGAGGCGGTCACCAGGACGTGCTTGAGCTCGCCGCGCCGCCCGGGCACGTCGTAGGGGTGCAGGCCCAGGTCGGTGACGAGGTCGGCCAGCACCGGCAGCGCAGCCTCGATCGCGGGCACGTGCAGCGGGCAGGTGCGCAGGTCGACGCCGTGGCCGGCGCCGTCGAGGATCCCCAGGGTGGGGCGGGCGGTGGTCCCGGCCACCGCCATCTTCGCCTTGTTGCGGAAGCGCTCCGGGGCGCTCGCGGCCGGCTCCTCCCACAGGTCGACCGGGACCTGCTCGGCCAGCAGAGAGGCCACGCGGGACTGCTTGGCGGCCAGCTGATCGGGCAGTGGCAGTAACAGGTGAGGGCAGGAGCGGCAGGTGCCGGCGTCGTGGAGGAGGCACGACGGCGCCTGCGGTGCGGCGGTCACCGACATGTCCCCTCCCGGTGGTGCGTTCGTTGCCGGGCCGTGGGGCAGGTCTGGGACGGGAGTGCGCCAGGCCCCGGACGGCTGCTGCCAAGGAGTGGAGCCGCTTGTCGGACTCGAACCGACGACCTGCTGTTTACAAGACAGCTGCTCTACCAACTGAGCTAAAGCGGCGTGCGGCCGGCCAGGCGGCCGCGGGTGCGTGGGACAGTCTGGCACAGACCGCACCGGGGCGGGAAACCGGGGGAGGGTGAACCCGCCTCGGCGCCGTCGGGCCCGCGGAGAGATCCGTGCGGGACGCGGGCGGGAGCCGCCTCGGGCTCAGCCCTGCTGCTCCGCACCCTCGTCGGCGCCCTGCTGCTCAGCGGGCTGCTCGGCAGGCTGCTCAGTGGACTGCTGAGCGGGCTGCTGGGAGGACTGCTCGGTGGGCTGGGCGGTCGGCGTGGACCCGGTGACGAGCTCGGTCAGGGACGTCGGCGACTGCAGCTTGCTCAGGTCGACCTGCTCGCCCTTGAAGAAGACGGTCGGGGTGCCCTGGAGGTCCCTGTCGGCGAAGGCCTTGTCGCCGAGCTCGACCCAGTTCTTGTACTTGTCCGAGTCGACGGCGGACTTGAACTTGGCGGAGACCTCGCTGGGGACACTCACCTTCGTGGCGGCGGCGACCAGGTTCTCCACGGTCATGAGGCTCTGGTCCTTGCTCTGCAGCACCTGGGAGAGGATCTCGAAGGCGGCGCCGTGGAAGCTCAGGGACTGCGCCGGGGCCTCGTCGAGCACCACGCCCATGGCGTTCATGACCACGCTGGTCCACTGCTGCTTGAGGATCTTGCAGGGGTGGAGGGCCAGGGTGATCTTCTTGTCGCTCAGGAGCTGGTTGATCTCCTGGGTGTGGGTGCCCTCGAACTGGGCGCAGTGCGAGCAGGAGTAGTCGAAGTAGATGTCCAGGACGGGGGCGGAGGCGGCAACGGTGTCGAGCTGGCTGCCGTCCCCGTAGGTCCAGGAGGCGTCCGCCAGGACCTGCTTGGGAACACCGCTCTGGTTCGCCTTCTCAGTGGCCAGGCCCTTGCCCGCAGCGGGGAAGTCCTTCTCGTTCCGGTTGACCGCCAGGTAGGTCAGGTAGCCAAGGCCCCCGACCGCTGCCGCGCCACCGACTCCGATGAAGCTGCGGCGGGCGATCATGTTGCGGTGCGCGCGGCGGGCCTGTGCCTCTCGCAGCTCCTTGGCCTTGAGGCGTGCGGCCTCGCGGCGCTGGGCCTTGGTCTGGCGGGGCTGGTTTGTGGACACGCGGAGCTCCTTGTGGTTCCTTGTAGTGCGGTGGCGGGCGGACTGACGACGTAGGTGAACCGTCAATAAGGTGTGGCTGTAGCGATGCCATTCTGCCCGACGACGCTGTGGGAAACCACGCCTGACGTCTGCCGGTGGCGGATTGTGACGCATCGGTCGTCGGGAGCCGGGGCGGACGAATCGTCGCCGGGCGCCTCGTGGTCATGGCAGGGAGAGCTGCGGGAGAGATTACGGCACTGATGCGGGGATCAAATGCTGGTGAAGGGACGGAAGCTGGGGGACGGTACCGCTCCCACGAAGGCTAGGAGAAGCGCGATCAGGCCGATGGCGATCAACACCAGGGTGACGGTCCTCCTCCGGTGACTGCTGGGAATCATCATGTTGATGATGTGCGCGCCGCCGCGGCGGGTCGCTGTTCCCCACGGCGCCAGCCACTGGACCAACAGATAGGAGGCTACTGTCGTGAATATGATCAAGGTGTAGCGGACAGTGACTGGGAGTGAGGTGAGGACTGTGGGGTCCGAACCCATGATGCCTGTCGAGAGGGCGATGTAAAGGATCAGGAGCGCCGCCCCCAGGCCGAGTGCGAAGGCGCAGCCGACGGAGAGCAGGGAACGCACAAGGTACCAGGGAGTCATGGCCCACATTCGGGAGGTGTCGGCCGGGGAGGCGGACCCTCGCTGCAGCCGGTTCCACCGTCGAGCGTCCTGGGCGCGCCCGACCACGCCGGCGATGACGATCACCAATGCCGCCAGAATGGCCGTCCAACCCGGCCTCGGGACCCCGACAGCGGACAGCGCGAATCCCAAAGCCAGCACGACTAGCGGGCGCCTCTCTGGCTCCTGGGCCCAGTCAGGCAGGTCGTCGTGGCGGATGGCACCGGCTGGGTGCGGAGTCGGCGCCATCGGCCCTCTTTGGACCATGGCGCCGGCCGCCGGATTCATCGGCGGTCCGGCGAAAGGCTGTGGGTAAGCGGCCTGGGGCCTGGTGTGCTGGTAGCCCGAGTAGGGGAACATCGGCACCTGCCCGGATGGCGCCGGCCGCGGGTAGGCTCCCGACGGCGTGACAGGCGCGGGGCTTCCCACTCCGTACTGCATCGACTGGGCCTGACCCATCGGCATCGAGCCGCTGTTCCGGTACCACGACCGAGGCGGAATAGCCGGTGGGGGCTGAACCGATGAGGCAGAGGACGCCGACGGCGCACCGTAGCCGTACCCGCCCTCAGCGGCCGAGCCCGCAGAGACGGGGCTGCCGTAGACGGCCGGGGAGGCCGAGGACGCGCTACCGGCGCTCTGCTGAACGCCATAACCCGGCGCGACGCCGTAACCCGGGGTGGTGCCGTACCCCGGGACGAACGTGCTGGTACTCGTCTCCGACTCCTCGGAGTCGTCTTCGGGCTCCTCCGGCCCCAGAAGGCGGTCGACGGCCTCCTGGCCGGTGCCGCCCTCGGCGATCTCGTCGAGCACCTCCAGCAGGCCGTCCGGGCTGAGCCGGTCCTCCGCCTCCGGAGCGAGCGCCGCCGTGAAGGCCCGCGCCAGCGCAGGATTCTCCTGCTCCAGGTCGCCCAGCTCCGGAGTGCCCGCGTAGACGCGGCGGAAGACCACCTGCCACGCCCCCGAGCCGAAGGGCGCCAGCCCGGTGACGGTGAACAGGAGCACGCCCGCGCAGGCGTACCAGTCGACCTCGGCGGTCGGCTCCCCGCCGTCGAGCATCTCCGGAGGGATGAAGCCGGGCGTGCCCGTGACCTGACCGGTCTGGGTGAGTCGGACGTCGTCGGCCACCTGGGCGATGCCGAAGTCGATGAGAACCGGGCCCTGCGCGCCGAGCATGACGTTGGAGGGCTTGAGGTCGCGGTGGATGACACCGGCGGAGTGGACCGCGCGCAGCGAGTCGACCAGCCCGTGGGCCAGGTCGGCCAGGTCCCGGGCGTCGGTGGTCAGGTCGTAGACGCCCTCGTGCTCCACCTCGTGCTGCAGGGTGGGGCCCTCGACGAGCTCGGTGATGACGAAGGTGATGCCCAGGGACCCGTCCCCGGTCTCGATGTCCAGGATCCGGGCCACGCGCGTGTCCCTCACCCGGGCCAGGACGCTGGCCTCACGGTCCAGACGACGTCGGGCCGTGGGGTCCGCGGCGATCTGGGGGTGGAGGATCTTCATGGCCACGTGGCGGCCGCCCTCGTCGGCGGCCTCCCACACCACGCCCATGCCCCCGGCGCCCAGGCGACGCAGAAGTCGGTAGCCTCCCACCAGGGTGCCAGCGCGCAGTTTGCTCAGGGTGACCGGCTCGCCCGGCTGCGCGTCGAAGTTCTGCGTCATGACTCCCACAGTACCGGGCTATATCGGCTCGCGGGCGCCCCGTCCCTGTGGGGCTCTTCGCCCGACTGTGGGCCATGTCGCGGGACAAAAGCCAGTGCTGGAGCGTCATTCCCGGTGGTCGGGGAGGTCGTCGTCGACGGCGCGGATGGGGAGGCGTACACCGGGTGGAGGGCGGTCTTTCTTCGCCATCACCGCAGAAGATCACCCTGGAAGTTCACTGTGAATCGCTGGTCAAAGTGGGGAACGTATGTCAAGATGAACCCGTCCACGGTCGATCGGTTGACCGCGGTACGTGTCAATGCGGACACGCATCGGCACCTTTCACGACGGATCGTCCGGCACGTACCTGCCGGTGAAGGGAAGCACCACCCATGGCAACTGTTACCTTCGAGAACGCCACGCGCATTTACCCGGGCAATGACCGCCCCAGTGTTGACGCTCTCAACCTCGAGATCGCCGATGGCGAGTTCCTCGTACTCGTTGGCCCCTCCGGCTGCGGTAAGTCCACCTCCCTGCGCATGCTCGCGGGCCTGGAGGACGTCAACGCCGGTCGCATTCTTATTGGTGACCGCGACGTCACCGACGTTCAGCCCAAGGACCGCGACATCGCCATGGTCTTCCAGAACTACGCGCTCTACCCGCACATGACCGTCCACGACAACATGGGCTTCGCCCTGAAGATCGCGGGCACCCCCAAGGCCGAGATCGACAAGCGCGTGCGTGAGGCCGCCAAGATCCTGGGCCTGACCGAGTACCTGGACCGCAAGCCCAAGGCGCTCTCAGGTGGTCAGCGTCAGCGTGTGGCCATGGGGCGCGCCATCGTGCGCAAGCCCAAGGTCTTCCTCATGGACGAGCCGCTGTCCAACCTGGACGCCAAGCTCCGTGTCCAGACCCGCACCCAGATCGCCTCGCTCCAGCGCTCGCTGGGCGTCACCACGGTCTACGTCACCCACGACCAGACCGAGGCCCTCACCATGGGTGATCGCATCGCGGTCCTCAAGGACGGCGTGCTCCAGCAGGTCGGGACCCCTCGCGAGATGTACGACCACCCCGCCAACGAGTTCGTCGCCGGCTTCATCGGCTCGCCGGCGATGAACCTGGGGCAGTTCACGGTCAAGGGCGACGTCGCCACCGTCGGCGCCGCCAAGATCCAGCTGTCCAAGGCGACCCTGGACGCCATCACCCCCGAGGACGGCGGCAAGGTGACCATCGGGTTCCGCCCCGAGTCGCTCGACGTCGTCTCCGCCCAGGACGAGCACTCCATCCCGGTGCGCCTGTCCTTCGTCGAGGAGCTGGGCTCCGACGCCTACATCTACGGCGAGCTCGTGGGTGCCGAGGAGTCCGAGGCCAAGCTCGGCTCCGGTGAGGACTCCAGCCAGATCATCGTGCGCGTGCCCCCGCGTACCGCCCCCGAGCCGGGTGAGACCGTCTACGTGCGGATCCGTCCCGGTCAGGAGCACATCTTCTCCGCCTCCACCGGTCAGCGCCTGCCTGCCTGAGGATGCTGACGACGACGGCGCCGTCCCCTCTTGCGGGGGCGGCGCCGTCGTCGCGCTCACCGAGGCGGAGCCGGGCCGACGGACTGGAGCGTCCGTGAGGGCCGGCGGATGGCGGTGCGGCGCCGTCGGACACCGGACCGCAGACCGCCTCGCCTGGTGAGAAACGGATCGCCCCCGACGTCGTGAAGGGTGTGGGCTGCTGCTCACGCCTCGAAAGGCGAAGGGGACCCTTGCCTGAAAGAATGACGTCATGTCCCAGTCCATGAAGATCACGGCAGCGACGATTGATCCGGCGCTGCTTGACCTCCCTTGGGAGACAGCCCTGGAGGAGTGGCCCACCGAGGTCCTCGCCGCGCTGCCCCGTGGTCTGTCCCGCCACATCGTGCGCTTCGTCAACCTCTCCGAGCGTGTCATCGCGGTCAAGGAGATCGGCGAGTCCGTGGCGCACCGCGAGTACGAGCTCCTGCGCGACCTGCTGCGGCTGGGGGCGCCCTGCGTGCAGCCGACGGCGGTCATCACCGGCCGGCGCAGCGTCAGCGGGGAGGAGCTCAACTCCGTGCTCATCACCGAGCACCTGTCCTACTCCCTGCCGTACCGGGCGCTGTTCAGCCAGTACATGCGGCCGGAGACCGCCACCCGGCTCATCGACGCGCTCGCCGTGCTGCTGGTGCGCCTGCACCTGCTGGGCTTCTACTGGGGTGACGTGTCTCTGTCCAACACGCTCTTCCGCCGCGACGCCGGTGCCTTCGCCGCCTACCTCGTGGACGCTGAGACCGGTGAGCTCCACCCCGAGGGGCTCACCGAGGGCAAGCGCCTCTACGACATCGACGTGGCCCGCACCAACATCATCGGCGAGCTCATGGACCTGCAGGCCGGCGCCCTGCTGGAGCCGAGCGTGGACACCATCGAGGTCGGGGACCGCATCGTCAGCCGCTACACCGAGCTGTGGGACGTCCTCACCGCCGAGGAGTCCTTCTCCATGGATGAGCGCTGGCGCCTGCGCCGCCGCGTCCAGCGACTCAACGAGATGGGCTACGACGTCGCCGAGCTGACCATGAACACCGACTCCCAGGGCGAGCACATCACCATCCAGCCCAAGGTCGTCGACGCCGGTCACTACCACCGTCAGGTGATGCGGCTGACCGGCCTGGACGTCCAGGAGCGTCAGGGGCAGCGCATGCTCAACGACCTGGAGGCCTACCGGGCCATGTCCGGGCGCAGTGACGACCCCATCGAGCTCGTGGCCCACGCCTGGCTGGCGGAGGTCTTCGAGCCCACCATCCACGCGGTCCCCATGGAGATGCGCCGCAAGCTCGAGCCGGCGGAGATCTTCCACGAGATCCTGGAGCACCGCTGGTACATGTCCGAGGCCCAGGACCGCTTCGTCACCACCCAGGAGGCGGTGGACGACTACGTGGCCACGGTGCTGCCCCAGCACCGCGACGAGCGCGCCTACCTCGGGGTCGGGGACACCCAGGAGATGGAGGCGATCGTCATCGATGACGAGGAGCCGCTGCCCGAGGACGACGCCGAGTTCGCGGCCCGCGACGAGCAGACGCTGGCCGACTACGCGGCCAACCCCTTCGGCTTCACCGCCGGCATGAAGTTCAAAGGGGAGTAGAGGCGGGGGAGCGGCAGAGAGGGAGCGAGCGCGCCGTCGGGCCTCCTGCCACCCGAGCGGTTGATAGCCTGGTTCTCAGGCCACCTGCGAGATGAAAGGTGCTGGAAACGGGTATGACGTCCATCGGAGTGATCACGTTGCCGGAGGTGACCGCCGGTCGCAGCAGCGCCATCGACCTGCTCTGCGACCCCTACGTCCCCATGTCCAGGCCGGAGGACCCCGTGGTGACCCTCAACGGGCACAGCGTGAGGATCCCGGCTGCCGGCTCGGTGCGCGTCGTGGTTCCGGCGGGGCCGGTGGTCATCACCGAGGAGAGGCCGAGCGACCTGCTCGGACCGAGCAACAGGCTCGAGTTCGCGCTGGCCCCGGGGCAGGAGGTGCGCATCGTCTACCGCGACTCCCAGCTCGATCTGGCCACTCCCACGATGACCGTGGAGGGACTCGGAATCGGAAACGGGGTCATCGTCAAGAAGAGGAATACGGCTCTCATCATCTCGGCGGTGATGCTGGGATGGGCTGCGCTCTTGGCCCTCATCATGAT includes the following:
- a CDS encoding DUF4032 domain-containing protein encodes the protein MSQSMKITAATIDPALLDLPWETALEEWPTEVLAALPRGLSRHIVRFVNLSERVIAVKEIGESVAHREYELLRDLLRLGAPCVQPTAVITGRRSVSGEELNSVLITEHLSYSLPYRALFSQYMRPETATRLIDALAVLLVRLHLLGFYWGDVSLSNTLFRRDAGAFAAYLVDAETGELHPEGLTEGKRLYDIDVARTNIIGELMDLQAGALLEPSVDTIEVGDRIVSRYTELWDVLTAEESFSMDERWRLRRRVQRLNEMGYDVAELTMNTDSQGEHITIQPKVVDAGHYHRQVMRLTGLDVQERQGQRMLNDLEAYRAMSGRSDDPIELVAHAWLAEVFEPTIHAVPMEMRRKLEPAEIFHEILEHRWYMSEAQDRFVTTQEAVDDYVATVLPQHRDERAYLGVGDTQEMEAIVIDDEEPLPEDDAEFAARDEQTLADYAANPFGFTAGMKFKGE
- a CDS encoding DsbA family protein, translating into MSTNQPRQTKAQRREAARLKAKELREAQARRAHRNMIARRSFIGVGGAAAVGGLGYLTYLAVNRNEKDFPAAGKGLATEKANQSGVPKQVLADASWTYGDGSQLDTVAASAPVLDIYFDYSCSHCAQFEGTHTQEINQLLSDKKITLALHPCKILKQQWTSVVMNAMGVVLDEAPAQSLSFHGAAFEILSQVLQSKDQSLMTVENLVAAATKVSVPSEVSAKFKSAVDSDKYKNWVELGDKAFADRDLQGTPTVFFKGEQVDLSKLQSPTSLTELVTGSTPTAQPTEQSSQQPAQQSTEQPAEQPAEQQGADEGAEQQG
- a CDS encoding serine/threonine protein kinase, with amino-acid sequence MTQNFDAQPGEPVTLSKLRAGTLVGGYRLLRRLGAGGMGVVWEAADEGGRHVAMKILHPQIAADPTARRRLDREASVLARVRDTRVARILDIETGDGSLGITFVITELVEGPTLQHEVEHEGVYDLTTDARDLADLAHGLVDSLRAVHSAGVIHRDLKPSNVMLGAQGPVLIDFGIAQVADDVRLTQTGQVTGTPGFIPPEMLDGGEPTAEVDWYACAGVLLFTVTGLAPFGSGAWQVVFRRVYAGTPELGDLEQENPALARAFTAALAPEAEDRLSPDGLLEVLDEIAEGGTGQEAVDRLLGPEEPEDDSEESETSTSTFVPGYGTTPGYGVAPGYGVQQSAGSASSASPAVYGSPVSAGSAAEGGYGYGAPSASSASSVQPPPAIPPRSWYRNSGSMPMGQAQSMQYGVGSPAPVTPSGAYPRPAPSGQVPMFPYSGYQHTRPQAAYPQPFAGPPMNPAAGAMVQRGPMAPTPHPAGAIRHDDLPDWAQEPERRPLVVLALGFALSAVGVPRPGWTAILAALVIVIAGVVGRAQDARRWNRLQRGSASPADTSRMWAMTPWYLVRSLLSVGCAFALGLGAALLILYIALSTGIMGSDPTVLTSLPVTVRYTLIIFTTVASYLLVQWLAPWGTATRRGGAHIINMMIPSSHRRRTVTLVLIAIGLIALLLAFVGAVPSPSFRPFTSI
- a CDS encoding methyltransferase domain-containing protein produces the protein MSVTAAPQAPSCLLHDAGTCRSCPHLLLPLPDQLAAKQSRVASLLAEQVPVDLWEEPAASAPERFRNKAKMAVAGTTARPTLGILDGAGHGVDLRTCPLHVPAIEAALPVLADLVTDLGLHPYDVPGRRGELKHVLVTASPDDDLMVRFVLRSRRHLSRLRVALPDLQRSLPQLAVAGVNIQGVHQAVIEGPEEIVLTEEDRLLMRLSLSSPGPGSSAGRGADDVELPLYLPTRSFFQTNTAVAEALYATARVWGEESAPARVWDLFCGVGGFALALAAPGRRVLGVEVSAPAIDGARDAAALMGLDPALVRFEAGDARLLDPAVPGDGGVGAPGAAGAQRPDLLVVNPPRRGVGEQLAGRIEASGVERVLYSSCNPRTLAADLTHLPSMRVARARLFDMFPHTDHAEVLVELVRA
- a CDS encoding ABC transporter ATP-binding protein, whose amino-acid sequence is MATVTFENATRIYPGNDRPSVDALNLEIADGEFLVLVGPSGCGKSTSLRMLAGLEDVNAGRILIGDRDVTDVQPKDRDIAMVFQNYALYPHMTVHDNMGFALKIAGTPKAEIDKRVREAAKILGLTEYLDRKPKALSGGQRQRVAMGRAIVRKPKVFLMDEPLSNLDAKLRVQTRTQIASLQRSLGVTTVYVTHDQTEALTMGDRIAVLKDGVLQQVGTPREMYDHPANEFVAGFIGSPAMNLGQFTVKGDVATVGAAKIQLSKATLDAITPEDGGKVTIGFRPESLDVVSAQDEHSIPVRLSFVEELGSDAYIYGELVGAEESEAKLGSGEDSSQIIVRVPPRTAPEPGETVYVRIRPGQEHIFSASTGQRLPA